A stretch of the Streptococcus himalayensis genome encodes the following:
- the gggB gene encoding streptosactin maturase GggB: MLKAFSTDENIYYFNSENFTLSTSEIASEMDIVREHDEGILKKVVINISNNCNLSCVYCYADGGNYGMTNQLMDVTTANKIIEELCNDGIQVINRLILFGGEPFLNIDLFVYIIKELSKNIEIKKIETVTNGTVLNQKVKSMIDCYHPFLTVSLDGPELIHDKLRGKGSHRRTMKFIDYLKKIDYENFELASTYTRMHQKLGFQKEDIYNYFINMEVRFNINHVFSKNKVLVVKEMEMTEEVQKTFIDQSLDDIINNKVKNYISPIVYDVLLSMIFKSKTKSFCDDIDPETTVTFDVDGTRKSCFRFWGTHNSDKVAQFNNKDTFAQCKDCWCKDMCMECVANMIDGYSQIISEEGKFLECQKQDMMEYCIYKIIELSKDKNRLSKLVNHFERFLRYA; encoded by the coding sequence ATGTTAAAAGCTTTTTCAACAGATGAGAATATCTATTATTTTAATTCAGAAAATTTTACGTTATCAACTTCGGAAATTGCTTCGGAGATGGATATAGTTCGGGAACATGATGAGGGTATCTTAAAAAAAGTTGTCATAAATATATCTAATAATTGTAATCTTTCATGTGTTTATTGTTATGCAGATGGTGGTAATTATGGAATGACAAATCAACTTATGGATGTAACTACAGCAAATAAAATTATTGAAGAATTATGTAATGATGGAATTCAAGTCATTAATAGATTGATACTTTTTGGTGGCGAACCGTTTTTAAATATTGATTTATTTGTATATATAATAAAAGAACTTTCTAAAAATATCGAAATTAAGAAAATTGAAACTGTAACAAATGGTACTGTATTGAACCAAAAAGTTAAATCGATGATTGATTGTTATCATCCTTTTTTAACAGTTAGTCTTGATGGTCCAGAGTTAATTCATGATAAATTAAGAGGTAAAGGAAGTCATAGACGAACGATGAAGTTTATTGACTACTTGAAAAAAATAGATTATGAGAATTTTGAGTTGGCTTCAACATATACAAGGATGCACCAAAAATTAGGGTTTCAAAAAGAGGATATCTATAACTATTTCATCAATATGGAAGTTAGATTTAATATCAATCATGTATTTAGTAAAAATAAGGTTCTAGTTGTTAAAGAAATGGAGATGACGGAAGAGGTTCAAAAAACATTTATTGATCAGTCACTTGATGATATTATCAACAATAAAGTAAAAAACTACATTAGCCCAATTGTTTATGATGTTTTGCTTTCAATGATTTTTAAAAGTAAGACCAAATCATTCTGTGATGATATTGATCCAGAAACTACCGTAACATTTGATGTAGATGGAACAAGAAAATCCTGTTTTAGATTTTGGGGTACGCACAACAGTGACAAAGTTGCTCAATTCAATAATAAAGACACCTTTGCTCAATGCAAAGATTGTTGGTGTAAAGATATGTGTATGGAATGTGTTGCCAATATGATAGACGGTTATTCACAAATAATTTCAGAAGAAGGAAAATTTCTTGAATGCCAAAAACAAGATATGATGGAATACTGCATTTATAAAATTATTGAGTTGAGTAAGGACAAGAATCGATTATCAAAATTAGTGAATCACTTTGAAAGGTTTCTTAGATATGCTTAG
- the gggA gene encoding streptosactin, with product MDNLEIIDLQELLDQQSVVIFNTCGPSHSCGGGR from the coding sequence ATGGATAATTTGGAAATTATTGATTTGCAAGAATTACTAGACCAACAGTCAGTTGTTATTTTTAATACTTGTGGTCCTAGTCACTCTTGTGGTGGTGGTCGTTAA
- the purE gene encoding 5-(carboxyamino)imidazole ribonucleotide mutase, with protein MEHIQVSLIMGSISDWETMKKAAQVLDEFGVSYEKKVVSAHRTPDLMFDHAEKARERGIKVIIAGAGGAAHLPGMVAAKTTLPVIGVPIKSRVLSGIDSLYSIVQMPGGVPVMTMAIGDSGATNAALSAVRILALENSNLHEKLIAFTEKQGRIAEESSHDLI; from the coding sequence ATGGAACACATACAGGTATCCCTTATCATGGGATCTATTTCAGATTGGGAAACCATGAAAAAAGCAGCGCAGGTATTGGATGAATTTGGAGTTTCTTATGAAAAAAAGGTGGTCTCTGCCCATCGAACACCTGACTTGATGTTTGATCATGCCGAAAAAGCTCGTGAACGAGGCATCAAGGTGATTATTGCAGGTGCAGGTGGTGCGGCCCATTTACCAGGAATGGTAGCAGCAAAGACGACCTTGCCAGTCATTGGTGTGCCAATTAAATCACGGGTACTGAGTGGAATTGACTCGCTTTACTCCATTGTGCAGATGCCAGGTGGCGTGCCTGTTATGACTATGGCAATTGGAGATAGCGGAGCGACCAATGCAGCCTTGTCTGCGGTGCGGATTTTGGCGCTTGAAAATTCAAATTTGCATGAAAAACTAATCGCATTTACTGAAAAGCAAGGAAGAATTGCAGAGGAGTCAAGCCATGACCTTATCTAA
- the purK gene encoding 5-(carboxyamino)imidazole ribonucleotide synthase: protein MTLSKTIGIIGGGQLGQMMAIAAIYRGHKVITLDPVADCPASRVSEVIVADYADVEALRTLVERCDVLTYEFENVDAASLDAVADKVLLPQGTDLLRISQNRIAEKNFLKQAGVGLAPYRVITSSSDLSDYDFATKRVLKTATGGYDGHGQVVIHDEASLAQAKVLADQTDCVLEDFVPFDMEISVLVSGNGRELTVFPVQENSHRNNILAKTIVPARISKNLAEKAVQMARKIATDLQLFGTLCIEMFVAGSTILVNEIAPRPHNSGHYSIEACNFSQFDTHILGILGEALPKIQLHAPAIMLNVLGQDMEVVQRFMAKHPQAHLHLYGKAEAKHNRKMGHITLLTEQVDEVVL, encoded by the coding sequence ATGACCTTATCTAAGACAATTGGGATTATCGGTGGCGGACAGTTGGGTCAAATGATGGCAATTGCTGCTATTTACCGTGGTCATAAGGTGATTACGCTCGATCCAGTAGCGGATTGCCCAGCCTCTCGAGTGAGTGAGGTCATCGTGGCGGATTATGCAGATGTAGAGGCCCTACGTACCTTGGTAGAGCGCTGTGACGTCTTGACCTATGAATTTGAAAATGTAGATGCTGCCAGTCTTGATGCAGTAGCAGACAAGGTGCTCTTACCTCAAGGAACGGACTTGCTACGAATTTCCCAAAATCGGATTGCAGAAAAAAACTTTTTGAAGCAGGCAGGTGTAGGGCTAGCCCCTTATCGAGTGATTACTTCCAGTAGCGATTTGTCAGATTATGACTTTGCGACCAAGCGAGTGTTGAAAACAGCGACAGGTGGCTATGACGGTCATGGCCAAGTCGTCATTCATGATGAGGCAAGTTTAGCACAGGCAAAAGTCTTGGCAGACCAAACCGACTGCGTTTTGGAAGATTTTGTTCCCTTTGACATGGAAATTTCCGTCTTGGTTTCAGGAAATGGACGAGAGCTGACCGTTTTTCCAGTTCAAGAAAATAGTCATCGCAACAATATTCTCGCTAAAACCATTGTCCCAGCCCGTATTTCTAAAAATTTAGCAGAAAAAGCTGTCCAAATGGCAAGAAAAATTGCCACAGACTTGCAACTTTTTGGTACACTATGTATAGAGATGTTTGTGGCAGGCTCAACTATTTTGGTCAATGAAATCGCACCACGCCCTCATAATTCGGGGCATTACAGCATTGAGGCCTGTAATTTTTCCCAGTTTGATACGCATATCTTGGGCATTCTAGGCGAAGCTTTGCCTAAAATCCAGCTCCACGCACCAGCAATCATGCTCAATGTCTTGGGTCAGGATATGGAGGTGGTGCAAAGGTTCATGGCTAAGCATCCGCAAGCTCACCTACATCTCTACGGCAAAGCAGAAGCCAAGCACAATCGGAAGATGGGGCATATTACCCTGTTGACGGAGCAGGTGGATGAGGTTGTTTTATAA
- a CDS encoding phosphoribosylaminoimidazole carboxylase encodes MHQIIVHAFVDQVAVVEVLFASQDKEKVRAKFQELQAKLPNDYLAIYDLPLDMDLDTLSHYPSAEISKEDFE; translated from the coding sequence ATGCATCAAATCATCGTTCATGCTTTTGTAGACCAAGTGGCAGTTGTCGAAGTTCTTTTTGCTAGTCAAGATAAGGAAAAAGTAAGAGCTAAGTTCCAAGAGTTACAGGCGAAATTACCAAACGATTATCTAGCTATTTATGATTTACCACTTGATATGGATCTCGATACCTTATCACACTATCCGTCGGCGGAGATTAGCAAGGAAGATTTTGAGTAA
- a CDS encoding 8-oxo-dGTP diphosphatase translates to MARSEEVILTNMCLVEDRKTGQVLVQYRSPERYAWSGYAFPGGHIEKGESLHGAVVREVFEETGLTIVNPQLVGVKHWQTDVGIRYLVFCYKATEFSGDLVSSSEGEVSWVEKSKLPEMELAYDLLLSLEMMEDETLSEFYYSKKVDGEWQKHFY, encoded by the coding sequence ATGGCACGTTCAGAAGAAGTGATTTTAACCAATATGTGCTTGGTGGAGGATAGAAAGACTGGGCAGGTCCTAGTCCAATACCGCTCTCCAGAACGGTATGCTTGGTCAGGCTATGCTTTTCCAGGCGGACATATCGAAAAAGGGGAGTCGCTCCATGGAGCTGTGGTTCGTGAAGTCTTTGAGGAGACGGGCTTAACGATTGTAAATCCACAGTTAGTGGGAGTGAAGCATTGGCAGACGGATGTGGGCATTCGCTATCTGGTCTTTTGTTACAAGGCAACAGAATTTTCAGGAGACTTGGTGTCATCAAGCGAAGGAGAGGTTTCGTGGGTGGAGAAATCAAAACTTCCTGAAATGGAATTAGCTTATGACCTGCTTCTCAGTCTTGAGATGATGGAAGATGAAACCTTATCGGAGTTTTATTACTCAAAAAAAGTAGATGGCGAATGGCAAAAGCATTTTTACTAA
- the purB gene encoding adenylosuccinate lyase produces MLERYTRPEMGAIWTEENKYKAWLEVEILADEAWAELGEIPKEDVEKIRENAGFDIDRILEIEQETRHDVVAFTRAVSETLGDERKWVHYGLTSTDVVDTAYGYLYKQANDIIREDLRRFTDIVADKAREHKYTIMMGRTHGVHAEPTTFGLKLATWYSEMKRNIERFERAAEGVEAGKISGAVGNFANIPPFVEEYVCEKLGIRPQEISTQVLPRDLHAEYFAALATIATSIERMATEIRGLQKSEQREVEEFFAKGQKGSSAMPHKRNPIGSENMTGLARVIRGHMVTAFEKVALWHERDISHSSAERIITPDTTILIDYMLNRFGNIVKNLTVFPENMKRNMESTFGLIYSQRAMLALIEKGMTREEAYDLVQPKTAYAWDNQTAFKPLLEADEKVTERLSQAEIDELFDPSYYAKRVDDIFERVGL; encoded by the coding sequence ATGCTAGAACGTTATACTCGCCCTGAAATGGGGGCGATTTGGACAGAGGAAAATAAATACAAGGCTTGGCTTGAGGTGGAAATCTTGGCTGATGAGGCCTGGGCTGAGTTGGGAGAGATTCCCAAGGAAGATGTGGAAAAAATCCGTGAGAATGCAGGATTTGACATTGATCGTATTTTGGAAATTGAGCAGGAAACCCGCCACGATGTGGTAGCTTTTACTCGTGCGGTATCTGAAACCTTGGGTGATGAGCGCAAGTGGGTGCACTACGGCTTGACATCAACAGACGTGGTGGATACGGCTTACGGTTACCTCTACAAGCAGGCCAATGACATTATTCGTGAGGATTTGCGTCGCTTTACGGACATTGTAGCTGATAAGGCGCGTGAACACAAGTATACCATTATGATGGGGCGTACTCACGGGGTGCATGCAGAGCCAACGACCTTTGGGCTCAAACTTGCTACTTGGTACAGCGAGATGAAGCGCAATATCGAGCGTTTTGAGCGTGCTGCTGAGGGTGTGGAAGCAGGAAAAATCTCTGGTGCGGTAGGAAATTTTGCCAATATCCCTCCATTTGTTGAGGAATATGTTTGTGAAAAATTAGGTATTCGTCCGCAGGAAATTTCGACGCAGGTTCTTCCTCGCGACCTTCATGCAGAATACTTTGCAGCCCTTGCGACTATTGCAACATCTATCGAACGTATGGCAACGGAAATCCGTGGATTGCAAAAATCTGAACAACGTGAGGTAGAAGAATTCTTCGCCAAGGGTCAAAAAGGAAGCTCAGCTATGCCCCATAAACGCAATCCAATCGGATCTGAAAATATGACAGGACTTGCGCGTGTGATTCGTGGTCACATGGTGACAGCTTTTGAAAAGGTAGCACTTTGGCATGAACGTGACATTTCCCATTCATCGGCAGAGCGGATTATCACGCCAGATACGACTATTTTGATTGACTATATGCTCAACCGTTTTGGAAATATTGTCAAAAACTTGACGGTATTTCCAGAAAATATGAAGCGTAACATGGAGTCTACCTTCGGCTTGATTTACAGTCAACGTGCCATGTTAGCCTTGATTGAAAAAGGGATGACACGTGAAGAGGCCTATGATTTGGTACAGCCTAAAACCGCCTACGCTTGGGACAATCAAACAGCCTTCAAACCCCTGCTTGAAGCAGATGAAAAAGTGACAGAACGCCTTAGCCAAGCAGAAATTGATGAACTCTTTGACCCGTCCTACTATGCCAAACGAGTGGATGATATCTTTGAACGTGTGGGCTTATAA
- a CDS encoding glycoside hydrolase family 3 protein, with translation MTLFLAVVVIGAATLMYTQLQAEKRSLQNEAKQHQVTKQSKESDIIATYLDKMTLEEKVGSLFFGRLPDEETAVKDLEKYHVGGFILFGRDFEGRELEDVKALTNRLQKHTPIPLIIGSDEEGGLVTRVSAILPEPFLSPMELYHSGKGLEAIKEDTISKAKLLKSIGIQTGLSPVADYATNSTSFIYDRTIGEDIDTTASYVKTVVEVMKRQKFGSTLKHFPGYGDNGDSHTDLIYDSRTVKELEKEAFLPFKAGIEAGADSVLVSHNILTEIDPVPASISPKINQLLRKDLHFDGVIMTDDLDMAGLADFISQEEAAYRVIEAGNDFILGSHYDTQIPYLLDKIEAGKLSEERINQSVRRILKWKYRLGLLSE, from the coding sequence ATGACATTGTTTTTAGCTGTTGTGGTTATCGGTGCCGCTACTTTGATGTATACACAGTTGCAGGCTGAAAAAAGAAGTTTGCAAAATGAAGCAAAGCAACACCAGGTGACGAAGCAATCGAAAGAGTCAGACATCATTGCGACTTATCTTGATAAGATGACCTTGGAGGAAAAGGTGGGCTCCTTGTTTTTTGGGCGTTTGCCAGACGAGGAGACAGCTGTCAAAGATCTTGAAAAGTATCATGTGGGAGGTTTTATCCTATTTGGTCGTGATTTTGAAGGTCGGGAGCTGGAGGATGTCAAGGCATTGACCAATCGATTACAAAAGCACACACCGATTCCTTTGATTATTGGTTCGGATGAAGAGGGAGGTCTTGTGACGAGAGTCAGTGCCATCTTACCAGAGCCATTTTTATCGCCGATGGAACTGTATCATTCTGGAAAAGGATTGGAAGCCATTAAAGAGGATACCATTTCAAAAGCCAAGCTTTTGAAATCCATTGGAATTCAGACAGGATTGTCTCCGGTGGCGGATTATGCGACGAATTCTACCTCTTTTATCTATGATCGGACGATTGGCGAGGATATTGACACGACAGCCTCGTATGTAAAGACCGTTGTCGAGGTTATGAAACGTCAAAAATTTGGCTCAACCTTAAAGCATTTTCCGGGATATGGTGATAATGGAGATTCCCATACGGACTTAATCTATGATTCTAGAACTGTGAAAGAGTTGGAAAAAGAGGCATTTTTACCCTTTAAAGCAGGGATAGAAGCTGGGGCGGATAGTGTCTTGGTTTCTCATAATATTTTGACAGAGATTGACCCTGTTCCTGCTTCTATCTCGCCGAAAATCAATCAGCTGTTACGAAAAGATTTACACTTTGATGGTGTGATTATGACAGATGATTTGGACATGGCTGGTTTGGCAGATTTCATATCGCAGGAAGAAGCAGCCTATCGTGTCATAGAGGCTGGCAATGATTTTATTTTAGGGTCTCATTACGATACTCAAATCCCTTATCTTTTGGATAAAATAGAAGCTGGAAAATTGAGCGAAGAAAGGATCAATCAGTCTGTACGCCGTATTTTAAAATGGAAATATCGCTTAGGCCTGTTATCAGAATAA
- a CDS encoding KAP family P-loop NTPase fold protein — MTHSTVTDTPSVKDLFEIKKYIDGLTDFIRNCKTPMTLAIQGDWGVGKTSIMQQIKEKLDNKVETVFLNTWQYSQFNFEENLSISLLVELVTELSSKLGEGKEYEKTKSDIFNIIGNIAIAGISTAISNATLGFVDISGIEEKFRFGDTSKKDILLQPSIQALRELNNGFKELVNKVLEKQRKERIVFFIDDLDRLNPLRAVELLEVMKLFLESDKCVFVLAIDYNVVAKGVRLKYKDEIEEDKIDSFFEKIIQVPFIVPTHVYNMENYIKELFKDLHSHDISQKIEQIKNLILNSIGSNPRNIKRLFNSFSLLLSINDLSKASKIENSEDMVKLLATLCLQMKYKEVYDYLATSENFNIPELIDTGDLEIPDDFSPFKDALFDIFKNNWGKLGEKIKISGVVSSGKKTVEQNTENEEFWKGFTYYNKNTENKFNYRHSGNQVTSRYYRVFSNEDNDFQCEFLVNKNSIGLVYGNVKDQKINDILKKKVNIFTEAFKSENVAIREWKDKSKNNYNHIPGINIKSEDYGLNSYGNYNAAYEWYVQTLNKVSELLQEQLKDEEKKC; from the coding sequence ATGACACATAGTACAGTGACAGACACACCATCGGTAAAAGATTTATTTGAGATTAAAAAATATATTGATGGACTAACTGATTTTATTAGGAACTGTAAGACTCCAATGACTCTCGCCATTCAAGGGGATTGGGGTGTTGGAAAAACTAGTATTATGCAACAGATTAAAGAAAAATTAGATAATAAGGTTGAAACGGTGTTTTTAAATACTTGGCAGTATTCACAATTTAATTTTGAGGAGAACTTAAGTATTTCTTTGTTAGTAGAATTAGTGACAGAACTTTCTTCTAAATTAGGAGAAGGTAAGGAATATGAAAAAACAAAAAGTGATATTTTTAATATCATTGGAAATATTGCTATTGCAGGTATTTCTACAGCTATTAGCAATGCAACTTTAGGGTTTGTAGATATTAGCGGTATTGAAGAAAAATTTAGATTTGGTGATACCAGTAAAAAAGATATCTTATTACAGCCTTCTATTCAAGCGTTGCGTGAACTAAATAATGGTTTTAAAGAATTGGTTAACAAAGTTCTAGAGAAACAAAGAAAGGAGCGTATTGTTTTTTTTATTGATGATTTAGATCGTCTGAACCCTTTACGAGCAGTAGAGTTGTTGGAGGTTATGAAACTCTTTTTAGAAAGTGATAAATGTGTATTTGTCCTTGCGATTGATTATAATGTAGTTGCTAAAGGTGTACGATTAAAATACAAGGATGAAATTGAAGAGGATAAGATAGATTCCTTTTTTGAGAAAATAATTCAAGTTCCATTTATTGTTCCGACCCATGTTTACAATATGGAAAATTATATCAAAGAATTATTTAAAGACTTACATAGTCATGATATATCGCAGAAAATTGAACAGATAAAGAATTTAATATTAAATTCAATCGGGAGTAATCCTCGAAATATAAAGCGTCTATTTAATTCGTTTAGTTTATTACTTAGTATTAATGATTTAAGTAAAGCTAGTAAGATTGAGAATTCAGAAGATATGGTTAAGTTACTAGCTACTTTATGTTTACAAATGAAATACAAGGAAGTTTATGATTATTTAGCTACTTCGGAAAATTTTAATATACCTGAGTTAATTGACACTGGCGATCTTGAAATACCAGATGACTTTAGTCCATTTAAAGATGCATTATTTGATATTTTTAAAAATAATTGGGGAAAGTTAGGTGAAAAAATAAAAATCTCTGGAGTAGTATCAAGCGGAAAGAAAACTGTTGAACAGAATACTGAGAACGAAGAATTTTGGAAAGGATTTACATATTACAATAAAAATACAGAGAATAAATTTAATTATAGACATAGTGGTAATCAAGTTACTTCTAGGTATTATCGTGTATTTAGTAATGAAGACAATGATTTTCAGTGCGAATTTTTAGTTAATAAAAATTCAATAGGTTTAGTATACGGTAATGTTAAGGATCAAAAAATAAATGATATACTTAAAAAAAAAGTAAATATATTCACAGAAGCATTTAAATCTGAAAACGTTGCTATCCGTGAGTGGAAAGATAAATCTAAAAATAATTATAATCATATACCCGGAATCAATATTAAATCTGAGGATTATGGATTGAATTCATATGGAAACTATAATGCGGCCTATGAATGGTATGTTCAGACATTGAATAAAGTATCAGAATTACTTCAGGAACAACTTAAAGACGAGGAGAAAAAATGCTAG
- a CDS encoding ribose-phosphate diphosphokinase, which yields MSFSDLKLFALSSNRDLAERVAKKIGMELGKSNVRQFSDGEIQVNIEESIRGKHVYILQSTSSPVNDNLMEILIMVDALKRASAESISVVMPYYGYARQDRKARAREPITSKLVANMLQVAGVNRLLTVDLHAAQIQGFFDIPVDHLMGAPLIADYFERRGMKGSDYVVVSPDHGGVTRARKLAEFLKTPIAIIDKRRSVDKMNTSEVMNIIGKVDGKTCILIDDMIDTAGTICHAADALAEAGAVEVYASCTHPVLSGPAMENIEKSAIKNLVVLDTIAIPEERLIDKIVQISTAELLSESIIRIHEKRPLSPLFEI from the coding sequence ATGTCGTTTTCTGATTTAAAGCTCTTTGCCTTGTCGTCAAACCGCGACCTAGCGGAACGGGTTGCTAAAAAGATTGGAATGGAGCTTGGGAAGTCAAATGTTCGTCAATTTTCTGATGGGGAAATTCAGGTCAATATCGAGGAATCGATTCGTGGGAAACATGTCTATATCCTACAATCCACTAGTTCACCCGTCAATGATAATTTGATGGAGATTCTAATCATGGTGGATGCCCTCAAACGGGCTAGTGCAGAGTCTATCAGTGTTGTGATGCCTTATTATGGCTACGCTCGTCAGGATCGCAAGGCTCGTGCACGTGAACCAATCACTTCAAAATTAGTCGCAAATATGCTCCAAGTTGCAGGGGTTAATCGCTTGCTGACGGTGGATTTGCATGCGGCACAAATCCAAGGATTCTTTGATATTCCAGTTGACCATTTGATGGGAGCGCCTTTGATTGCGGATTATTTTGAGCGTCGTGGTATGAAGGGGAGCGATTACGTTGTGGTCAGTCCCGATCATGGGGGTGTGACGCGTGCTCGTAAATTAGCAGAATTTTTGAAAACGCCGATTGCCATCATTGATAAACGTCGCAGTGTCGATAAGATGAATACTAGTGAAGTGATGAATATCATCGGAAAAGTGGACGGCAAGACCTGCATCTTGATTGATGACATGATTGACACAGCGGGAACCATTTGTCACGCGGCGGATGCCTTAGCAGAAGCGGGTGCGGTAGAGGTTTATGCGTCTTGTACCCATCCTGTCTTGTCCGGTCCTGCCATGGAAAATATCGAGAAATCAGCTATTAAAAACTTGGTTGTCTTAGATACGATTGCCATTCCTGAAGAGCGATTGATTGATAAGATTGTTCAAATTTCAACGGCGGAACTCTTGTCAGAATCCATTATCCGTATTCATGAAAAACGGCCGTTATCCCCTTTGTTTGAGATTTAA
- a CDS encoding Rgg/GadR/MutR family transcriptional regulator, which yields MKNFGEIFKKFRVSRGLRLKDITNAGISKSQLSRFENGDTDLTITKFMLILDEINMPIDEFMYAVHEFHRDELNDLLEQISKYISTRDIQGMKKLLISQMEKRDRKDKFYALNTILVKIRLQDLSGECQYTKQDLNYLTDYLFSVEYWGCYELLLFMNTLDVLNHKAFMVLSREMSRRTDFFKEIPTHRRLMSTMFLNAYITCIERNKLIDALYFEKQLHYCFFKETEMYERLVFLYAQNLYNYKKNQDNRAIIEMKKCIGAMKLSGSNHIAEKYEQHLKKIWKIKSNVQIWENSPFLLFSDILQLSNKGG from the coding sequence ATGAAAAATTTTGGAGAAATTTTTAAAAAATTTAGAGTGTCAAGAGGACTACGTTTAAAAGATATTACAAATGCTGGCATATCAAAATCTCAACTATCTCGGTTTGAGAATGGAGATACTGATTTGACAATTACTAAGTTTATGCTTATTTTAGATGAAATTAATATGCCTATTGATGAATTCATGTATGCTGTGCATGAATTCCACAGAGATGAATTAAATGATCTTTTAGAACAAATTAGCAAGTATATTTCAACGAGAGATATTCAAGGTATGAAAAAGCTTTTAATCTCCCAAATGGAAAAGAGAGATAGAAAGGATAAATTCTATGCTTTAAATACGATTTTAGTTAAAATTAGGCTACAAGACCTATCTGGGGAGTGCCAGTATACAAAACAGGATTTAAACTATTTGACGGATTACCTTTTTAGTGTAGAGTATTGGGGATGCTATGAATTATTATTATTTATGAACACTTTAGATGTACTTAACCATAAAGCTTTTATGGTTTTATCTAGAGAAATGAGCAGGAGAACTGATTTTTTTAAAGAAATTCCTACGCATAGAAGGCTAATGTCAACAATGTTTTTAAATGCCTATATCACTTGTATTGAGCGCAATAAGCTAATAGATGCCCTATATTTTGAAAAGCAACTACATTATTGTTTTTTTAAGGAAACAGAAATGTATGAACGTTTGGTTTTTCTTTATGCTCAGAATCTATACAACTATAAGAAAAATCAAGATAATAGGGCTATTATTGAAATGAAAAAGTGTATAGGAGCAATGAAATTGTCTGGAAGTAATCATATTGCAGAAAAGTATGAACAACATCTGAAAAAAATTTGGAAGATAAAATCTAATGTGCAGATATGGGAAAATTCTCCTTTTCTCTTATTTAGTGATATACTTCAGTTATCAAATAAAGGAGGATAA